One Campylobacter concisus DNA window includes the following coding sequences:
- a CDS encoding DNA ligase, which yields MRIVFALLVLLNFAFSLELLRLSEYKDQNVSGWLASEKLDGVRAYWDGENLLSRQGKKLNAPLSFTKNFPKFALDGELYAKELKFEEIQASVMDKLPDEKAWNRLKFHVFDVPEASGGLLERLSELEKFILQNPQAGQNLKIIKQVKVKDNAEFEAFAEAVIAKSGEGAVVREPNAAYERGRSQNVLKYKKFNDAECVVVAHKVGQGKFSGLLGSVVCENLSDKKRFKIGSGFSDKERANPPKIGSVITYKYQNLTAKGLPRFPVFLRVRED from the coding sequence ATTAGGATAGTTTTTGCACTTTTGGTGCTTTTAAATTTTGCATTTTCTCTTGAACTATTACGCCTTAGCGAGTATAAAGATCAAAACGTCAGTGGCTGGCTAGCTAGCGAGAAGCTTGATGGCGTGCGTGCCTACTGGGACGGAGAGAATTTGCTCTCAAGGCAGGGCAAAAAGCTAAATGCACCACTAAGTTTTACTAAAAATTTCCCTAAATTTGCACTTGATGGTGAGCTTTACGCAAAGGAGCTTAAATTTGAAGAAATTCAAGCAAGTGTGATGGATAAGCTGCCAGATGAAAAGGCGTGGAACAGGCTTAAATTTCACGTTTTTGACGTGCCAGAGGCAAGTGGCGGGCTTTTAGAGCGGCTTAGCGAGCTTGAAAAATTTATCTTGCAAAATCCGCAGGCAGGGCAAAATTTAAAGATAATCAAGCAGGTAAAAGTAAAAGATAACGCCGAATTTGAGGCGTTTGCGGAGGCTGTCATCGCAAAAAGCGGAGAGGGCGCGGTCGTGCGCGAACCAAACGCTGCGTATGAGCGAGGTCGCAGTCAAAACGTGCTAAAATATAAAAAATTTAACGACGCCGAGTGCGTGGTGGTCGCACATAAGGTAGGGCAGGGCAAATTTAGCGGGCTTCTTGGCTCGGTCGTTTGCGAAAATTTAAGCGATAAAAAACGCTTTAAAATAGGCTCTGGTTTTAGTGACAAAGAGCGCGCAAACCCACCAAAGATCGGCTCGGTCATAACATATAAATATCAAAATTTAACGGCAAAAGGACTTCCGAGATTTCCCGTATTTTTGCGGGTCAGGGAGGACTAG
- a CDS encoding DNA-3-methyladenine glycosylase I, giving the protein MRRCEWAKGELDIAYHDNEWGKVVKDDRKFFEMIVLEGFQAGLSWHGVLQKREAMRAAFDGFDPEKIKLYGEVEIAKFMQNEGLIRNRLKLKSLATNALAFLSVTKEFGSFYYYLWGHLLRKFDPKFDGKQIINHYQNIKQVPATTPMSHFVAKELKKRGFKFLGSVSTYAFLQSVGVVDDHMDYCFCKAKG; this is encoded by the coding sequence ATGAGACGTTGCGAGTGGGCCAAGGGCGAGCTTGACATAGCCTACCACGATAATGAGTGGGGCAAGGTCGTAAAAGATGATAGAAAATTTTTTGAGATGATAGTTTTAGAGGGCTTTCAAGCAGGACTTTCGTGGCATGGAGTGCTTCAAAAAAGAGAGGCTATGAGAGCGGCGTTTGACGGCTTTGACCCTGAAAAGATCAAGCTTTATGGCGAGGTTGAGATAGCTAAATTTATGCAAAACGAAGGGCTGATACGTAATAGATTAAAACTAAAATCGCTTGCCACAAACGCCCTTGCATTTTTATCAGTAACGAAAGAATTTGGCAGCTTTTATTACTATCTTTGGGGACATTTACTAAGAAAATTTGACCCCAAATTTGACGGCAAGCAGATCATCAATCACTACCAAAATATCAAGCAAGTGCCGGCAACTACGCCTATGTCTCATTTTGTGGCAAAGGAGTTAAAAAAGCGAGGGTTTAAGTTTCTAGGCTCTGTTAGCACCTATGCCTTTTTGCAAAGCGTGGGCGTGGTGGATGATCATATGGACTATTGTTTTTGCAAGGCAAAAGGCTGA